Proteins from a genomic interval of Gloeocapsa sp. PCC 73106:
- a CDS encoding choice-of-anchor I family protein produces the protein MAIRINPIGTYATGIFDQSAAEIVAHDPETQRLFVVNANQVTVDVLDISDPTNPEKITEIDVSNFGGVANSVDVANGLMVVAIEDENPQEPGRIAFFEANANNFDNPLNTLEVGSLPDMVTFTPDGNRVVVANEGEPDDSYEIDPEGSISIVDISQGVEDLEDSDVQTAGFEDFNEQQEELIASGVRIFGPNASVAQDLEPEYIAVSDDSTTAYVSLQENNALAIVDLEDATVLDILPLGFKDHSLEDNPLDVSDSDGEVNIANWPIFGIYQPDSIALFTIDGEDYIITANEGDARGYTGFNEESTVADLELDPEAFPDADELQQEQNLGRLTVTNTLGDENGDGQFEEIYSFGARSFSVWDSEGNLVFDSGDRLEQDIAQAIPEFFNSNHGDNNSFDNRSDDKGPEPEGVAVGVIEGETYAFIGLERVGGVMVYNISDPRNPEFADYVNNRNFVDANGEFIPTSLEDGITTNPETGDLGAEGVTFISDEDSPNGEPLVVVANEVSGTTTLFQVNQLDEDAGGVKADFNNDGISDFVWRNFATGSNGYWLMNDVNQGDSFTPSARVSIPEETNLDWAISGVGDFNQDGNEDLVWRNFATGSNGLWLMNGVEREGIETFAGEDNTDWYIAGVGDPNEDGINDLYWRNSENGSNGIWYLDEDLNVRATVALTSETNLNWELVAIDDMNEDNVDDLIWRDRSTGNNGFWLMGGTQGQEVTEIVSIATESNLEWNIRGTGDYNGDGFADLIWRNLSNGNNGVWLYDGNLNRLATVSFDTETNTDWQIVNR, from the coding sequence ATGGCAATTAGAATCAATCCCATCGGCACTTATGCAACTGGAATTTTTGACCAAAGTGCAGCAGAAATAGTAGCTCACGATCCAGAAACCCAAAGATTATTCGTAGTCAATGCCAATCAAGTAACTGTAGACGTTCTCGATATCAGCGATCCAACTAATCCTGAAAAAATTACTGAAATTGATGTTAGCAATTTTGGTGGTGTGGCTAATAGCGTGGATGTCGCTAATGGTTTGATGGTAGTAGCCATTGAAGATGAAAATCCACAAGAACCAGGTAGAATCGCCTTCTTTGAGGCTAATGCTAACAACTTTGACAATCCTCTCAACACACTGGAAGTGGGGTCATTACCAGATATGGTAACCTTCACCCCTGACGGGAATAGAGTCGTAGTCGCTAACGAAGGGGAACCAGATGATAGCTATGAAATCGACCCAGAAGGTTCTATTAGTATAGTAGACATTAGTCAAGGAGTAGAGGATTTAGAAGATAGCGATGTCCAGACAGCAGGGTTTGAGGACTTTAATGAACAGCAAGAAGAATTAATCGCTTCAGGGGTGCGGATTTTTGGACCTAATGCTTCTGTAGCACAAGATTTAGAGCCAGAATACATCGCTGTCAGCGACGACTCGACAACCGCTTACGTGAGTCTCCAAGAAAATAATGCTTTAGCGATTGTTGATTTAGAAGATGCTACGGTTTTAGATATTTTACCCTTAGGATTTAAAGATCACAGTCTTGAAGATAATCCCTTAGACGTCAGTGATAGTGATGGAGAAGTTAACATCGCCAATTGGCCGATTTTCGGAATTTATCAGCCTGACTCAATCGCTTTATTTACTATAGATGGAGAAGACTATATAATCACCGCCAATGAGGGAGATGCACGAGGTTATACAGGTTTTAATGAAGAATCCACTGTGGCTGATTTAGAATTAGATCCAGAGGCTTTTCCCGATGCAGATGAACTGCAACAGGAGCAAAACTTAGGACGTTTGACGGTGACTAATACCCTAGGAGATGAGAATGGGGATGGTCAATTTGAAGAAATTTATAGTTTTGGGGCTCGTTCTTTCTCTGTTTGGGATAGCGAAGGTAATTTGGTTTTTGATAGTGGCGATCGCCTGGAACAGGATATTGCTCAAGCTATACCAGAGTTTTTCAATAGCAATCATGGTGATAATAACTCCTTTGATAATCGTTCTGATGACAAAGGACCAGAACCTGAAGGAGTAGCTGTAGGAGTGATAGAGGGCGAAACTTACGCTTTCATTGGTTTAGAAAGAGTAGGAGGCGTCATGGTCTACAATATCAGTGATCCTCGTAATCCTGAATTTGCAGACTATGTCAACAATCGTAATTTTGTTGATGCTAATGGTGAATTTATTCCCACATCCTTAGAAGATGGTATTACTACTAATCCCGAAACTGGCGATTTAGGTGCTGAGGGAGTAACGTTTATTAGCGATGAAGATAGTCCTAATGGAGAACCTTTGGTAGTAGTGGCTAACGAAGTAAGTGGTACTACTACTCTTTTTCAAGTCAATCAGTTAGATGAAGACGCAGGTGGTGTGAAAGCCGACTTCAATAACGATGGTATTTCTGACTTCGTTTGGCGCAATTTTGCCACTGGTAGTAATGGTTATTGGTTGATGAATGACGTTAACCAGGGGGATAGTTTTACTCCTAGTGCTAGAGTGAGTATTCCTGAGGAAACTAACCTGGATTGGGCAATTTCTGGGGTTGGTGATTTCAATCAAGATGGGAATGAAGATCTAGTTTGGCGCAATTTTGCCACTGGTAGTAATGGTCTTTGGTTGATGAATGGGGTTGAACGTGAGGGAATTGAGACGTTCGCAGGAGAAGATAATACGGATTGGTATATAGCAGGTGTCGGAGATCCTAATGAGGATGGTATTAATGATTTATACTGGCGTAATTCAGAAAATGGGTCTAATGGGATTTGGTATCTGGATGAGGACCTCAACGTGCGCGCTACGGTAGCCCTTACCAGTGAAACTAATTTAAATTGGGAGTTAGTAGCGATCGACGATATGAATGAAGATAATGTAGATGATCTGATTTGGCGCGATCGCAGTACTGGTAACAATGGTTTTTGGTTGATGGGGGGTACCCAAGGACAGGAAGTTACTGAAATTGTCAGTATCGCTACTGAATCTAATCTAGAATGGAATATCCGCGGTACTGGAGATTACAATGGCGATGGTTTTGCTGATTTG
- a CDS encoding glycosyltransferase family 2 protein: MLFLFKLLLWIPTAIICLNILVLLVECLSAPWFKLSQISENSTASSSVGILIPAHNEAECLGRTLSTLIPQVSNPKEILVIADNCTDQTEAIALANGVSVLTRTNTEKRGKGYALAYGLDHLHINPPDILIMVDADCLVADDAIRELTLKVMSTGRPVQALYLMEKPTDPSPKDVISAFAFLVKNWVRPLGLKVLGLPCLLTGTGMGFPWDVINQVSLDHGNIVEDMQLGIDLALAGYPPVFLPTAKVTGILPQKEQTAQKQRKRWEHGHLQTIITQVPSLLTGAIAQRSPDLLALALDLSVPPLSVLVMFWSLTLFIALIGGFALGVWLPALVLSVAGLLLLVAIITAWANFGKAETPLKTLLMIPVYMLSKLTIYLSFLSKRESQWVKTERD, translated from the coding sequence ATGCTATTCCTTTTCAAGCTTTTATTGTGGATTCCTACGGCGATTATTTGCCTTAATATATTGGTGCTCTTAGTAGAATGCTTGAGCGCTCCATGGTTTAAGCTAAGTCAAATATCAGAAAATTCAACTGCATCTTCGAGTGTGGGGATACTGATTCCCGCTCATAATGAAGCTGAATGTCTGGGAAGAACTTTGAGTACACTGATTCCTCAAGTGAGTAACCCTAAAGAAATTCTGGTGATCGCTGATAATTGTACCGATCAAACCGAGGCGATCGCTCTAGCTAATGGTGTCAGTGTCTTAACAAGAACCAATACAGAAAAAAGAGGTAAAGGTTACGCTTTAGCCTATGGTTTGGATCATCTCCATATCAACCCTCCAGACATCCTGATCATGGTTGATGCTGACTGTCTAGTCGCGGATGACGCCATCAGGGAGTTAACCTTAAAGGTGATGAGTACTGGTAGACCCGTTCAAGCCTTATATTTGATGGAAAAACCCACCGATCCTAGTCCTAAAGATGTCATCTCTGCTTTTGCCTTTTTAGTGAAAAATTGGGTTCGTCCTTTGGGATTAAAAGTGCTTGGGCTTCCTTGTCTCTTGACAGGGACAGGTATGGGATTCCCCTGGGATGTTATTAATCAAGTTTCTCTAGATCATGGTAATATCGTTGAAGATATGCAGTTGGGCATTGATTTAGCTCTGGCGGGTTATCCTCCCGTTTTTCTCCCTACAGCTAAAGTGACTGGTATCTTACCTCAAAAAGAGCAGACAGCTCAAAAGCAGCGCAAACGTTGGGAACACGGTCATTTACAAACTATCATCACTCAGGTACCGAGTTTACTCACCGGTGCGATCGCTCAAAGAAGTCCAGATTTACTAGCTCTCGCTCTAGATTTAAGTGTTCCTCCTCTATCGGTACTAGTGATGTTTTGGAGTTTAACACTGTTTATAGCGCTAATCGGTGGTTTTGCTTTGGGAGTGTGGCTACCCGCTCTAGTTTTAAGCGTGGCTGGGTTATTACTCTTAGTGGCTATTATCACCGCTTGGGCAAACTTTGGCAAAGCTGAAACACCCTTAAAGACTTTGCTGATGATTCCTGTTTATATGCTTTCTAAGCTAACGATTTACTTGAGCTTTTTATCCAAACGTGAGTCTCAGTGGGTTAAAACCGAAAGAGATTAA
- a CDS encoding SPFH domain-containing protein has protein sequence MEAFVGFVIAAILGSSLLSTSVKIVSEKNEYLVESLGSYKKKLEPGLNFIVPFIDRVVYKGTIKEKVLDIPPQSCITRDNVSISVDAVVYWRIMDMYKSYYKVENLQQALTNLVLTQIRSEMGQLELDQTFTARTEINEILLRELDIATDPWGIKVTRVELRDIMPSKAVQESMELQMAAERKKRAAILTSEGERDSAINSAQGKAEAQVLQAEANKKALILQAEAGKQEQILKAQATAEAMQMVTKALGGDRQAAQALQFLLAQKYMDMGQAIGNSESSKVMFMDPGSLISTIEGMKAIISDPQDGRSTLVDELAKLDRH, from the coding sequence ATGGAAGCATTTGTGGGATTTGTCATTGCCGCTATCTTAGGCTCAAGTTTACTGAGCACATCGGTAAAAATCGTCAGCGAGAAAAACGAGTATCTGGTAGAAAGCTTAGGAAGTTATAAAAAGAAATTAGAACCGGGACTCAATTTTATCGTTCCCTTCATAGATAGAGTAGTGTATAAAGGGACAATTAAAGAAAAAGTACTCGATATACCTCCCCAATCCTGCATCACCCGTGATAACGTTTCCATCAGCGTTGACGCGGTAGTCTACTGGCGGATTATGGATATGTATAAATCCTACTATAAAGTCGAAAATCTGCAACAAGCGCTCACTAATCTAGTTTTAACTCAGATCCGCTCAGAAATGGGTCAATTAGAACTCGATCAAACCTTTACCGCTCGCACAGAGATTAACGAGATATTACTGAGAGAATTAGATATCGCTACCGATCCCTGGGGTATAAAAGTAACTAGGGTAGAGCTTAGAGATATTATGCCATCTAAAGCAGTACAAGAATCCATGGAACTACAAATGGCAGCCGAACGTAAAAAAAGAGCTGCCATTTTAACCTCAGAAGGAGAAAGAGACTCAGCTATCAACTCCGCTCAAGGTAAAGCCGAAGCCCAAGTATTACAAGCAGAAGCGAACAAAAAAGCCTTGATTCTACAAGCAGAAGCGGGTAAACAAGAACAAATACTCAAAGCTCAAGCCACAGCTGAAGCAATGCAAATGGTTACCAAAGCTTTAGGAGGCGATCGCCAAGCCGCTCAAGCCCTACAATTTCTACTAGCTCAGAAATACATGGATATGGGACAAGCGATCGGCAATAGTGAAAGCAGCAAAGTCATGTTTATGGATCCTGGAAGTTTGATCTCAACTATCGAAGGAATGAAAGCGATTATCTCTGATCCTCAAGATGGTCGTTCCACCCTAGTAGATGAATTGGCGAAATTAGATCGTCATTAA
- a CDS encoding NfeD family protein: MQNTTSLWLIAGAILCFAEFCIPTQFILFVLGFTALIVGFISMVLPSFAMQVVLWLFLSSLSVWLLQRWSTALVKPKMVGGDDLEGETITAIPAGKTGRVLYEGNSWQAKAADHTQEIAPQEKVYIVRREGNTLIVASEKMFKN; encoded by the coding sequence ATGCAAAACACTACGTCCCTGTGGCTAATAGCGGGAGCTATACTCTGTTTTGCCGAGTTCTGTATACCAACTCAGTTTATCTTGTTTGTGTTGGGATTTACAGCCTTAATCGTTGGGTTCATCTCTATGGTTTTACCCAGTTTTGCTATGCAGGTAGTCCTGTGGTTGTTTCTTTCTAGTCTCAGTGTATGGTTACTACAACGTTGGTCTACCGCTCTAGTTAAACCCAAGATGGTTGGAGGGGATGATTTAGAAGGAGAAACGATAACAGCTATACCCGCGGGAAAAACTGGGAGAGTGCTCTACGAAGGTAATTCTTGGCAAGCCAAAGCCGCCGATCACACACAAGAAATTGCTCCTCAAGAAAAAGTATATATAGTGCGCCGAGAAGGCAATACTTTGATCGTCGCTTCAGAAAAAATGTTTAAAAATTAG